Proteins from a single region of Catenulispora acidiphila DSM 44928:
- the cobA gene encoding uroporphyrinogen-III C-methyltransferase encodes MSAMTDPAPVYPAALRLAGRRVVVIGGGPVAQRRVLGLLDARADVLVVAPEATPAIEALADGGEIVWEPRPYRDGDLAQAWYAVAAADDPAVNGAVAREAEAGRVFCSRADSAEDSTAWTPAVGRHDGVTVAVIGGGDPRRAVDVRDGVLEGLRDGTLAAPHHRGRTPGVALVGGGPGDPDLITVRGRRLLAEADVVVADRLGPRGLLDELAPDVEIVDASKIPYGRSLAQEAINELLIERAKAGKFVVRLKGGDPFVFGRGFEEVLACAEAGVPCSVVPGITSSISVPALAGIPVTHRGVAHEFTVVSGHVAPDNPKSLVDWAALGRMTGTLVILMGIERIAAIAETLLAHGRGPETPVAVIQEGTMPGERRVQTTLGMIGEAVAEAGIRPPAIVVVGPVVGLV; translated from the coding sequence ATGAGCGCCATGACCGACCCCGCCCCCGTCTATCCCGCCGCGCTGCGGCTGGCCGGCCGGCGGGTGGTGGTGATCGGCGGCGGCCCGGTGGCCCAGCGCCGCGTGCTGGGCCTGCTGGACGCCCGCGCCGACGTGCTGGTCGTCGCCCCCGAGGCGACGCCGGCGATCGAGGCGCTGGCCGACGGCGGCGAGATCGTCTGGGAGCCGCGGCCGTACCGCGACGGCGACCTGGCCCAGGCCTGGTACGCCGTGGCCGCCGCCGACGACCCGGCGGTGAACGGCGCGGTGGCGCGCGAGGCCGAGGCCGGGCGGGTGTTCTGCTCCCGCGCCGACTCCGCCGAGGACTCCACGGCGTGGACCCCGGCCGTCGGGCGCCACGACGGCGTCACGGTCGCGGTGATCGGCGGCGGCGACCCGCGCCGCGCCGTGGACGTCCGCGACGGCGTCCTGGAAGGGCTTCGCGACGGAACCCTGGCCGCCCCTCACCACCGCGGCCGGACCCCCGGCGTGGCGCTGGTCGGCGGCGGACCCGGCGACCCGGACCTGATCACCGTGCGCGGCCGCCGGCTGCTGGCCGAGGCCGACGTGGTGGTCGCCGACCGGCTCGGCCCGCGCGGGCTGCTGGACGAGCTGGCGCCGGACGTGGAGATCGTCGACGCCTCGAAGATCCCCTACGGCCGCTCGCTGGCCCAGGAGGCGATCAACGAGCTGCTGATCGAGCGCGCGAAGGCCGGCAAGTTCGTGGTCCGGCTCAAGGGCGGCGACCCGTTCGTCTTCGGCCGCGGCTTCGAGGAGGTGCTGGCCTGCGCCGAGGCCGGCGTGCCGTGCTCGGTGGTCCCGGGCATCACCAGCTCGATCTCGGTGCCGGCGCTGGCCGGCATCCCGGTCACGCACCGCGGCGTGGCGCACGAGTTCACCGTGGTCTCCGGCCACGTCGCCCCGGACAACCCCAAGTCCCTGGTGGACTGGGCCGCCCTGGGCCGGATGACCGGCACGCTGGTGATCCTGATGGGCATCGAGCGCATAGCCGCGATCGCCGAGACGCTGCTGGCCCACGGCCGCGGCCCCGAGACCCCGGTCGCGGTGATCCAGGAGGGCACGATGCCCGGCGAGCGCCGGGTGCAGACCACGCTGGGCATGATCGGCGAGGCGGTGGCCGAGGCCGGGATCCGTCCGCCGGCGATCGTGGTGGTCGGACCGGTCGTCGGGCTCGTCTGA
- a CDS encoding aldo/keto reductase, with protein sequence MTTTDSSFTARRLGAAGPRVFPLGLGAMGMSALYGPTDRDESVATVHAALDAGITLIDTGDFYGMGDNELLLADALRGVDRDRYQLSVKFGAQRDPGGAFIGFDASPAALKTSLAYSLRRLGVDHLDVYRPARLDPSVPIEETVGALAEMVQGGYIRHIGLSEVGADTLRRAAAVHPISDLQIEYSLISRGMEDSILPAARELGIGITAYGVLSRGLISGHWSKDRSGEGDFRAASPRFQGENLDHNLALVETLRALAERKGVTVAQLAIAWVAARGSDIVPLVGARRRDRLAESLGSLSVTLTAEDLAEIEKAVPAGAAAGDRYEAGQMAHLDSEK encoded by the coding sequence ATGACGACGACTGACAGCTCCTTCACCGCCCGCCGCCTCGGTGCCGCCGGCCCGCGGGTCTTCCCCCTCGGCCTCGGCGCCATGGGCATGTCCGCCCTGTACGGACCGACCGACCGCGACGAGTCCGTCGCCACCGTGCACGCCGCGCTGGACGCCGGGATCACGCTGATCGACACCGGCGACTTCTACGGCATGGGCGACAACGAACTGCTGCTGGCCGACGCCCTGCGCGGCGTGGACCGCGACCGCTACCAGCTCAGCGTGAAGTTCGGCGCCCAGCGCGACCCCGGCGGCGCCTTCATCGGCTTCGACGCCAGCCCGGCGGCGCTGAAGACCTCGCTGGCCTACTCGCTGCGCCGGCTCGGCGTGGACCACCTCGACGTCTACCGTCCGGCGCGGCTCGACCCGAGCGTGCCGATCGAGGAGACCGTCGGCGCGCTGGCCGAGATGGTGCAGGGCGGCTACATCCGGCACATCGGGCTGTCCGAGGTCGGCGCCGACACCCTGCGCCGTGCCGCCGCCGTGCACCCGATCTCGGACCTGCAGATCGAGTACTCGCTGATCTCGCGCGGCATGGAGGACTCGATCCTGCCGGCCGCGCGCGAGCTGGGCATCGGGATCACCGCCTACGGCGTGCTGTCGCGCGGGCTGATCAGCGGCCACTGGAGCAAGGACCGCTCGGGCGAGGGCGACTTCCGCGCCGCCTCGCCGCGCTTCCAGGGCGAGAACCTGGACCACAACCTGGCGCTGGTCGAGACGCTGCGCGCGCTCGCCGAGCGCAAGGGCGTCACCGTCGCGCAGCTGGCGATCGCGTGGGTCGCGGCGCGGGGCTCGGACATCGTGCCGCTGGTCGGCGCCCGCCGCCGGGACCGGCTGGCCGAGTCGCTGGGCTCGCTCAGCGTCACGCTGACCGCCGAGGACCTGGCCGAGATCGAGAAGGCGGTGCCCGCCGGGGCGGCGGCCGGCGACCGGTACGAGGCCGGGCAGATGGCTCACCTCGACTCGGAGAAATAG
- a CDS encoding TetR/AcrR family transcriptional regulator: MSPNSPLTSERILEAAEETLRRFGPAKTSVVDVARALGVSHGSVYRHFPTKADLRDAVVDRWLQRMHPALAAVAGGAGDAAERVRLLLWTLAETKWTRAQDDPEFFAAFAELAEEARTPVVAHIDFVVDQLTSVITEGVARGEIASADPKMTALAVFDAMAKFHNPAARAEWQRPAIDTAFAGVWALLRDGLLPR, translated from the coding sequence GTGAGCCCCAACAGTCCGCTGACCTCCGAGCGCATCCTGGAGGCGGCGGAGGAAACCCTGCGCCGCTTCGGTCCGGCCAAGACCAGCGTGGTCGACGTCGCGCGGGCGCTCGGCGTCAGCCACGGGTCGGTGTACCGGCACTTCCCGACCAAGGCAGACCTGCGCGACGCCGTGGTCGACCGCTGGCTGCAGCGGATGCATCCCGCGCTGGCGGCGGTCGCCGGCGGTGCGGGGGACGCCGCCGAGCGCGTGCGGCTGCTGCTGTGGACGCTGGCGGAGACCAAGTGGACCCGGGCGCAGGACGACCCGGAGTTCTTCGCCGCGTTCGCCGAACTGGCCGAGGAGGCGCGCACCCCGGTGGTGGCGCACATCGACTTCGTCGTGGACCAGCTGACCAGTGTCATCACTGAGGGCGTCGCGCGAGGCGAGATCGCTTCGGCGGACCCGAAGATGACGGCGCTGGCGGTGTTCGACGCCATGGCCAAGTTCCACAACCCGGCGGCGCGCGCGGAGTGGCAGCGCCCGGCCATCGACACGGCCTTCGCCGGCGTCTGGGCTCTGCTGCGGGACGGTCTGCTGCCGCGCTGA
- a CDS encoding TrmH family RNA methyltransferase, with protein sequence MGELIEVTDPSDPRLHDYSGLTDVELRKVREPAEGLFLAEGEKVIRRALAAGYPMRSTLLSPKWAQAMRPLIEEVDAPVYVGSEALLEAVTGFHVHRGALASMQRTPVSEAGAVLAAAKRVVVMEDIVNHTNLGAIFRSAAALGMDAAVLTPSCADPLYRRSVRVSMGTVFALPYARLDSWPGGLTTLAEHGFRTIALTPGPTAIDLRDLRFGPEDKVALLLGTEGDGLSDPALAAADMRVRIPMTAGVDSLNVAAAAAVACYAIAASG encoded by the coding sequence GTGGGAGAACTGATCGAAGTCACCGACCCGTCCGATCCGCGGCTGCACGACTACTCCGGCCTCACCGACGTCGAGCTGCGCAAGGTCCGCGAACCCGCCGAGGGCTTGTTCCTGGCCGAGGGCGAGAAGGTGATCCGCCGCGCGCTGGCCGCCGGCTATCCGATGCGCTCGACGCTGCTCTCGCCCAAGTGGGCCCAGGCGATGCGGCCATTGATCGAGGAGGTGGACGCGCCGGTCTACGTCGGCAGCGAGGCGTTGCTGGAGGCGGTGACCGGCTTCCACGTCCACCGCGGCGCCCTGGCCTCGATGCAGCGCACGCCGGTCTCGGAGGCCGGCGCCGTGCTGGCGGCGGCGAAGCGGGTCGTGGTGATGGAGGACATCGTCAACCACACCAACCTCGGCGCGATCTTCCGCAGCGCGGCGGCGCTGGGGATGGACGCCGCCGTCCTGACGCCGAGCTGCGCGGACCCGCTCTACCGGCGCTCGGTCCGGGTGTCGATGGGGACGGTCTTCGCGCTGCCGTACGCGCGGCTGGACTCCTGGCCCGGCGGTCTGACCACGTTGGCCGAGCACGGATTCCGGACGATCGCGCTGACGCCCGGTCCGACCGCGATCGATCTCCGAGACCTACGATTCGGGCCGGAGGACAAGGTGGCGCTGCTTCTGGGGACGGAGGGCGACGGGCTGTCGGATCCGGCTCTGGCGGCTGCGGATATGCGGGTACGAATTCCCATGACGGCCGGGGTGGATTCGCTGAACGTGGCAGCCGCGGCGGCGGTGGCGTGTTATGCGATCGCCGCTTCTGGCTGA
- a CDS encoding WhiB family transcriptional regulator has protein sequence MAQQTTVRGAVGPIPVRSSSARTAARIPPIAELKLGWQERGLCQSGDAAVFFAPDSERIREREKREASAKRVCDECPVRQQCLEHALALPEQFGIWGGLTEVERAEESRRRRGAATGARPVVVPIRIGTPRDRGFADAAAVTREGTEVAA, from the coding sequence ATGGCTCAGCAGACCACGGTGCGAGGAGCCGTCGGACCGATACCGGTCCGCTCGTCGTCGGCACGGACGGCGGCGCGGATCCCGCCGATCGCCGAGCTCAAGCTCGGCTGGCAGGAGCGGGGACTGTGCCAGTCCGGGGACGCGGCGGTGTTCTTCGCCCCGGATTCGGAACGGATCCGCGAACGGGAGAAGCGTGAGGCGTCCGCCAAGCGGGTGTGCGACGAATGTCCGGTCCGCCAGCAGTGCCTGGAGCACGCGCTGGCGCTGCCGGAGCAGTTCGGCATCTGGGGCGGGCTGACGGAAGTGGAGCGGGCCGAGGAGTCCCGCCGCCGGCGCGGGGCCGCGACCGGCGCGCGTCCGGTGGTGGTGCCGATCCGCATCGGCACGCCGCGCGACCGGGGCTTCGCCGACGCGGCGGCGGTCACCAGGGAGGGGACCGAAGTGGCCGCGTGA
- a CDS encoding transcriptional regulator yields MKRREFVTSAAAALTVAGAAGENTAYGAEAPERMPAAADPAGRAVPFDRQMVDGYEFITSQQRSLYYTVPPARMYSPAVAHAQLGAALLSGTGPQTQRSRLAGSLAEASLLAARLAFFDLKKAEPARMHYRNALVAAREADDHQLGSAILAHLAFIPAWDGKAGESRDLMRAAYAHAARGVSAVQRSWLHAVDAEIEARLGDNKRAVDLIGRAEEALSDADRSAVPDPEWLDYFDATRLNGFKGFCHINGGSPELAQEALLCSLMALKPNEAKQRTIVLADMADIHVRTKEIEQACVTLERALVNLDKHWYGIGWDRIYNVRRKMDNFEDTRSVRELDMRMNSSWGATMRLAT; encoded by the coding sequence GTGAAGCGCCGAGAATTCGTCACCAGCGCCGCCGCGGCGCTGACCGTCGCCGGAGCGGCGGGTGAGAACACCGCGTACGGGGCAGAAGCGCCCGAGCGGATGCCCGCCGCCGCCGACCCGGCCGGCCGCGCGGTCCCGTTCGACCGCCAGATGGTGGACGGCTATGAGTTCATCACCAGCCAGCAGCGATCCCTGTACTACACGGTCCCCCCGGCCCGCATGTACTCCCCGGCCGTGGCGCACGCCCAGCTCGGGGCCGCGCTGCTGAGCGGGACCGGACCCCAGACCCAGCGCTCCCGGCTGGCCGGCTCGCTGGCCGAGGCCTCGCTGCTGGCCGCGCGCCTGGCGTTCTTCGACCTGAAGAAGGCCGAGCCGGCCCGCATGCACTACCGCAACGCCCTGGTCGCCGCGCGCGAGGCCGACGACCACCAACTGGGCTCGGCGATCCTGGCCCACCTGGCGTTCATCCCGGCCTGGGACGGCAAGGCCGGGGAGTCCCGGGACCTGATGCGCGCCGCCTACGCCCACGCCGCGCGCGGCGTCAGCGCCGTCCAGCGCTCCTGGCTGCACGCCGTGGACGCCGAGATCGAGGCGCGCCTGGGCGACAACAAGCGCGCCGTGGACCTGATCGGCCGGGCCGAGGAGGCGCTGTCCGACGCCGACCGCTCCGCCGTGCCGGACCCCGAATGGCTGGACTACTTCGACGCCACCCGCCTGAACGGCTTCAAGGGCTTCTGCCACATCAACGGCGGCAGCCCGGAGCTGGCCCAGGAGGCGCTGCTGTGCTCGCTGATGGCGCTCAAGCCCAACGAGGCCAAGCAGCGCACCATCGTGCTGGCCGACATGGCCGACATCCACGTGCGCACCAAGGAGATCGAGCAGGCCTGCGTCACCCTGGAGCGGGCGCTGGTCAACCTGGACAAGCACTGGTACGGCATCGGCTGGGACCGGATCTACAACGTGCGCCGCAAGATGGACAACTTCGAGGACACCCGCTCGGTCCGTGAGCTGGACATGCGCATGAACTCCTCGTGGGGCGCGACGATGCGCCTGGCGACCTGA
- a CDS encoding FAD-dependent oxidoreductase produces the protein MSETVNKDIDSRGVVVVGAGPTGLLLAADLAEAGVPVTLLERRHEGLSNLSRALVVHATTLEAFDARDIAAPLIERGAPVKSLRLFDTAVVDVSELPTPYPYLLVVPQYETEAVLYRRLERLGVRIRYETEVVGLRQDTDGVTVTVRDTSGTREERAAYVVGTDGSHSSVRSLLGVEFPGHTVVASVMLVDARLSQPPEARIATNTDGDKFAFVAPFKDGFHRIICWDRKHAKAETEPVELSEVREILRETLGTDFGMGEPRWSSRFHSDERQAERYRVGRVFLSGDAAHTHSPAGGQGMNTGLLDAANLSWKLIAVLRGRAGEALLDSYEAERYPVGAAVVKGSGRLLRAAQVKMTPARKARNLAMHFALARPAVNRRLGYALSGLWISYAAPHGAHPLTGHRAGDVALAGTPSRLFEALRGGGFVLVAPAELHEAAAKAGVKTAVSADGGPVRLIRPDGYIAWAADAPTAEDVAEAITAAGA, from the coding sequence GTGTCGGAAACAGTGAATAAGGATATTGACAGCCGCGGCGTGGTCGTGGTCGGAGCCGGTCCCACCGGGTTGCTGCTGGCCGCGGACCTGGCCGAGGCCGGGGTCCCGGTGACGCTGCTGGAGCGAAGGCACGAGGGTCTGTCGAACCTGAGCCGCGCGCTGGTGGTGCACGCCACGACGCTGGAAGCCTTCGACGCCCGGGACATCGCCGCGCCGCTGATCGAGCGGGGCGCGCCGGTGAAGTCGCTGCGGCTGTTCGACACCGCGGTCGTGGACGTCTCGGAGTTGCCGACGCCGTATCCGTATCTGCTGGTGGTGCCGCAGTACGAGACCGAGGCGGTGCTGTATCGGCGCCTGGAGCGGCTCGGCGTCCGGATCCGGTACGAGACCGAGGTCGTCGGACTGCGCCAGGACACCGACGGCGTGACCGTGACCGTCCGGGACACCTCCGGCACGCGCGAAGAGCGGGCCGCCTACGTCGTCGGCACGGACGGCAGCCACAGCTCGGTGCGCTCGCTGCTCGGCGTGGAGTTCCCCGGGCACACCGTGGTCGCCTCGGTGATGCTCGTGGACGCCCGGCTCTCGCAGCCGCCGGAGGCCCGGATCGCGACCAACACCGACGGCGACAAGTTCGCCTTCGTCGCCCCGTTCAAGGACGGCTTCCACCGCATCATCTGCTGGGACCGGAAACACGCCAAAGCCGAGACCGAGCCGGTCGAGCTCAGCGAGGTGCGCGAGATCCTGCGCGAGACGCTCGGCACCGACTTCGGCATGGGGGAGCCGCGCTGGTCCAGCCGCTTCCACAGCGACGAGCGGCAGGCGGAGCGCTACCGCGTCGGCCGCGTCTTCCTCTCCGGGGACGCCGCGCACACGCACAGCCCGGCCGGCGGCCAGGGCATGAACACCGGGCTGTTGGACGCGGCGAACCTGTCGTGGAAGCTGATCGCGGTGCTGCGGGGACGCGCGGGCGAGGCGCTGCTCGACAGCTATGAGGCCGAGCGCTATCCGGTCGGCGCCGCGGTGGTCAAGGGATCGGGTCGGCTGCTGCGTGCCGCGCAGGTCAAGATGACGCCGGCCCGCAAGGCCCGGAACCTGGCGATGCACTTCGCGCTGGCGCGCCCGGCGGTGAACCGGAGGCTCGGCTACGCGTTGTCAGGGCTGTGGATCTCCTATGCCGCGCCCCACGGCGCACATCCGCTGACCGGGCACCGCGCCGGCGACGTGGCCCTGGCCGGCACGCCGTCCCGGCTGTTCGAAGCGCTGCGCGGCGGCGGATTCGTCCTGGTGGCGCCTGCCGAATTGCACGAGGCCGCGGCCAAGGCGGGAGTGAAGACGGCAGTGTCGGCGGACGGCGGACCGGTACGCCTGATCAGGCCGGACGGCTACATCGCCTGGGCCGCCGACGCGCCGACCGCCGAGGACGTCGCGGAGGCGATCACGGCCGCCGGAGCGTGA
- a CDS encoding TIGR03621 family F420-dependent LLM class oxidoreductase: protein MRPFRFLATIADDDDILDLIPLARRAEAMGCHGFVIPDHLMSPAPLLPLAQVAAVTERLRVGTFVLNNSLRHPAVLAQELATLDRLSGGRLDIGIGAGWNKPEYDAIGIPFEPVGVRIKQLTEALAIIKGCFAEGAFSFAGEYYTITDLDGAPAPVQRPHPPFFLGGGGKRFLTLAAREAQVIGLAPRLLGGDVPRLDAPSITAAATEEKIGWIREAAGERFAEIELNAYPTGGPSVVTTEPRIEAQRRVDRIREQTGVELTVEDILESPHSYIGTVKDLIAKFLELRERFGISSFLIDDLDRLAPVVEALAGQ, encoded by the coding sequence ATGCGTCCCTTCCGCTTTCTGGCGACGATCGCCGACGACGACGACATCCTGGATCTCATCCCCCTGGCCCGCCGGGCCGAGGCGATGGGCTGCCACGGCTTCGTGATCCCGGACCACCTGATGTCTCCCGCCCCGCTGCTGCCGCTGGCGCAGGTCGCGGCGGTGACCGAGCGGCTGCGCGTCGGGACCTTCGTGCTCAACAACAGCCTGCGGCATCCGGCGGTGCTGGCGCAGGAGTTGGCCACGCTCGACCGGCTGTCGGGCGGCCGGCTCGACATCGGGATCGGCGCGGGCTGGAACAAGCCCGAGTACGACGCGATCGGCATCCCCTTCGAGCCGGTCGGGGTGCGCATCAAGCAGCTGACCGAGGCGCTCGCGATCATCAAGGGCTGCTTCGCCGAGGGCGCGTTCTCCTTCGCCGGGGAGTACTACACGATCACGGACCTCGACGGCGCCCCGGCGCCGGTGCAGCGTCCGCATCCGCCGTTCTTCCTCGGCGGGGGCGGCAAGCGGTTCCTGACGCTCGCCGCGCGGGAAGCCCAGGTCATCGGCCTGGCGCCGCGCCTCCTCGGCGGCGACGTCCCGCGCCTGGACGCCCCGAGCATCACCGCGGCGGCGACCGAGGAGAAGATCGGCTGGATCCGCGAGGCCGCCGGGGAGCGCTTCGCGGAGATCGAATTGAACGCCTATCCCACCGGCGGTCCGAGCGTGGTCACCACCGAACCGCGGATCGAGGCGCAGCGCCGTGTCGACCGCATTCGCGAGCAGACCGGCGTCGAGCTGACGGTCGAGGACATCCTGGAGTCGCCGCACAGCTACATCGGGACCGTCAAGGACCTGATCGCCAAGTTCCTGGAACTGCGCGAGCGGTTCGGGATCAGCTCGTTCCTCATCGACGATCTGGACCGGTTGGCGCCGGTCGTCGAGGCGCTGGCCGGACAGTAG
- a CDS encoding MMPL family transporter: MSGNALTNADSEPGAFARVVSGRKSKWVVFGVWILLIIALGGFASKLNGVEKNDSAAWLPKSAESTQELKLEGAFHPNWYPAILFFERDGGLNAADHAQIDKTVAALKVSAKPAAVNMVVHEAVLTQEVTDGPNAGKAAQVIVPLNLGNDGWNKLPDTIKAVKAAMGPASAGEKVYVTGPMGEAADEADSFKNINGSLTYITLGVVILILLIAYRSPILWFIPILSAGGALFVGEGIIYLLAKHAGLTVNGQAAFILVVLLLGAGTDYALLLIARYREELRRYEDRHEAMAHALHRAGPALVASSTTVAVSMLILLVAEMNSTKGMGPVLAIGVLVDLLAMLTLMPALVVICGRWIFWPVKPTVGSEEPTQHGVWARIGKRIAVRPRTVWVATALLLLIGAAGMTQLHAHQMASADNFVNKPDSVVGAELQARYFPPSSGQSLDIIGNAAKVDAVTAALKTVPGIDPSSVGTPTTVPQQIVGGHFYVEAMPKDPADSNAAKDTVARVRTALRAIPGAEAKVGSGSAMLVDVDHATRHDNEWIIPITLIAVFIILGLLLRAFVAPLLLIITVILSLGASLGLSALAFKAFGWNGVDTSMPLYAFVFLVALGIDYNIFLMTRIREESVRRGTRRGALVGLSATGGVITWAGLVLAATFGVLAGLPIVTFAEIGFAVALGVLLDTMIVRSVLVTALTLDIGKVMWWPSQLSKADEPGGGTLDSARSADDSVLV; encoded by the coding sequence GTGAGTGGTAACGCGTTGACCAACGCGGATTCGGAACCGGGCGCTTTCGCCCGGGTCGTGTCCGGGCGCAAGTCCAAATGGGTGGTGTTCGGGGTCTGGATACTCCTGATCATCGCCCTGGGTGGATTCGCCTCGAAACTGAACGGCGTCGAGAAGAACGACAGCGCGGCTTGGCTTCCCAAGAGCGCGGAATCGACGCAGGAACTGAAGCTGGAGGGGGCGTTCCACCCCAACTGGTATCCCGCCATCCTCTTCTTCGAGCGGGACGGCGGGCTCAACGCCGCCGACCACGCGCAGATCGACAAGACCGTCGCGGCGCTGAAGGTCAGCGCCAAGCCGGCGGCCGTGAACATGGTCGTGCACGAGGCCGTCCTGACCCAGGAGGTCACGGACGGACCGAACGCCGGGAAGGCCGCCCAGGTCATCGTCCCGCTCAATCTGGGCAACGACGGCTGGAACAAGCTCCCGGACACCATCAAGGCGGTGAAGGCCGCGATGGGTCCGGCCAGCGCCGGGGAGAAGGTCTACGTCACCGGCCCGATGGGTGAGGCAGCCGACGAGGCTGACTCCTTCAAGAACATCAACGGGTCGCTGACGTACATCACACTCGGCGTGGTCATCCTGATCCTGCTGATCGCCTACCGCAGCCCGATCCTGTGGTTCATCCCGATCCTCTCGGCCGGCGGCGCGCTGTTCGTCGGCGAGGGCATCATCTACCTGCTGGCCAAGCACGCCGGGTTGACGGTGAACGGCCAAGCCGCGTTCATCCTTGTCGTGTTGCTGCTCGGCGCGGGAACCGACTACGCGCTGCTGCTCATCGCCCGCTATCGCGAAGAGCTGAGACGCTACGAGGACCGGCACGAGGCGATGGCGCACGCCCTGCACCGCGCCGGGCCCGCGCTGGTGGCCAGCTCCACCACGGTCGCCGTCAGCATGCTGATCCTCCTGGTCGCCGAGATGAACTCGACCAAGGGCATGGGCCCGGTGCTGGCCATCGGCGTCCTGGTCGACCTGCTGGCGATGCTGACCCTGATGCCGGCCCTGGTCGTCATCTGCGGCCGGTGGATCTTCTGGCCGGTCAAGCCGACGGTGGGCTCGGAGGAGCCGACGCAGCACGGCGTGTGGGCGCGGATCGGCAAGCGCATCGCCGTGCGCCCGCGCACGGTGTGGGTCGCGACCGCGCTGCTGCTGCTCATCGGCGCGGCCGGGATGACCCAGCTGCACGCGCACCAGATGGCCTCGGCCGACAACTTCGTGAACAAGCCGGACTCGGTGGTCGGCGCGGAGCTCCAGGCGCGGTACTTCCCGCCGTCCTCGGGCCAGTCGCTGGACATCATCGGCAACGCCGCCAAGGTCGACGCCGTGACCGCCGCGCTGAAGACGGTGCCGGGCATCGACCCGTCGTCGGTCGGGACGCCGACGACGGTGCCCCAGCAGATCGTCGGCGGGCACTTCTACGTCGAGGCGATGCCCAAGGACCCGGCGGACTCCAACGCCGCGAAGGATACCGTCGCGCGGGTCCGCACCGCGCTGCGCGCCATCCCGGGAGCGGAGGCGAAGGTCGGCTCCGGCTCGGCGATGCTCGTGGACGTCGACCACGCCACACGCCACGACAACGAGTGGATCATCCCGATCACGCTGATCGCGGTGTTCATCATCCTGGGACTGCTGCTGCGGGCCTTCGTCGCCCCGCTGCTGCTGATCATCACCGTCATCCTGTCCCTAGGCGCCTCGCTGGGCCTCAGCGCCCTGGCGTTCAAGGCGTTCGGCTGGAACGGCGTGGACACGAGCATGCCGCTGTACGCGTTCGTGTTCCTGGTGGCGTTGGGCATCGACTACAACATCTTCCTGATGACCCGCATCAGGGAGGAGTCGGTCCGGCGCGGTACCAGGCGCGGCGCGCTGGTCGGCCTGTCCGCGACCGGCGGCGTGATCACCTGGGCCGGGCTGGTGCTGGCCGCCACCTTCGGCGTGCTGGCCGGCCTGCCGATCGTGACCTTCGCCGAGATCGGCTTCGCGGTCGCGCTCGGCGTGCTGCTGGACACCATGATCGTGCGGTCGGTCCTGGTGACGGCGCTGACCCTGGACATCGGCAAGGTCATGTGGTGGCCCTCGCAGCTGTCGAAGGCCGACGAGCCCGGCGGCGGGACGCTGGACTCCGCGCGGTCGGCGGACGACAGCGTGCTGGTGTAG
- a CDS encoding nucleoside-diphosphate kinase, whose amino-acid sequence MTDTGAPAERTLVLLKPDAVARGTMGRVLTRFEDALLKVVGSKMVWMDADLTRKHYFDLEERFGAGVYNATATFMQSGPVLALVLEGIDAVKTVRKLVGSTYPNEAAPGTIRGDYAHQNKAYATANGIAVANLVHASGNIDEAKQEVALWFTDEELFEYSTVAEKFVL is encoded by the coding sequence ATGACCGACACCGGCGCCCCCGCCGAGCGGACGCTCGTCCTGCTCAAGCCCGACGCCGTGGCGCGCGGCACGATGGGCCGGGTCCTGACCCGGTTCGAGGACGCGCTGCTGAAGGTGGTCGGCTCCAAGATGGTCTGGATGGACGCCGACCTGACCCGCAAGCACTACTTCGACCTGGAGGAGCGCTTCGGCGCCGGCGTCTACAACGCCACCGCCACCTTCATGCAGTCCGGCCCGGTCCTGGCCCTGGTCCTCGAGGGCATCGACGCGGTCAAGACCGTCCGCAAGCTCGTCGGCTCCACCTACCCCAACGAAGCCGCCCCCGGCACCATCCGCGGCGACTACGCCCACCAGAACAAGGCCTACGCCACCGCCAACGGCATCGCGGTCGCCAACCTGGTCCACGCCTCCGGCAACATCGACGAGGCGAAGCAGGAAGTCGCCCTCTGGTTCACGGACGAAGAACTCTTCGAGTACTCCACGGTCGCCGAGAAGTTCGTGCTCTAG